In Benincasa hispida cultivar B227 chromosome 8, ASM972705v1, whole genome shotgun sequence, the sequence atgtttgcgagaaTGATCAACAcaaagccttgcagtgaagttgcgctcgaccaatgaattcctatgatcgcaatctttgtaATGCGTTGAAGCATGCGGGTCTTTTCCTTATAGACCTCCGAATTGTCCCGCATTgtgaatcatttgaagcattatCGGCCTTATCTCAAaagttgcattctcctcaaccatgggtcttgaaattccgggcgagaagttataaaaatttGGCGCCACATAGTTCCTCATTGGAATGTTGCGATCGGCCGCAAGAAATACAGGGTCTTTGTGCTGGccaattttccctttgattccctTCGGGTGCCTCGTTATTATCTGCCATGTTAACTTTTCGCCTAACTTGGCCCTGATGTGCTCTTGTGCGaaaaatacacttgatctctgggtcagcttagaatttctggatcaacTCGtatactcataaaccgtcagactgctcttcgcAATAAACAACCAGTACAAAGATATCTGTTTCGCAAgataccacaaaagtattcaacactaaccgttaccaatccccggaAACGACACCATAAACATGGTACGCTAAAGATTTATCTTACatcatgtggacaaatatgaatgtgaatgaatgaatcatgcaagctcatgttgccataaactttaTGACATAGAAATGGAATGTAGATGGAATGTTATGTTGTattatcgcttatgcacactacttctaaatatgcgttgttaatgataggcttgtcgtatgcgatagagtaatgcgtgtcacaagttttcttgcgttgaaaccaagtataattccaacgcaagtttctcaaaataatccgaggtcgaacatagggattgttttcgttattgcattacttttgtgatacatgcgaccgatttttacaattaataaagaattggttTATACAAGAATCTAAAGTGTGATGAAAATAaagttgtgttgataaaataaagttgcgttgaaaataaaatcctaaactaagatgatacaagatacaagatacatgatacatgataatGAGTTCGAGattgactgtgaagttatacaaaggatcgtggtatgcgatggcaagtctttatggatgaattagaaatagaaagaataaataataaaaacatcccAAGTtggttaattgcgttaaagatgcaacgaTGGTTCTggtttcccttggcgtacacctctcggtgattggccgcgttcccatatctctatggtgaaacagggatgaacatgatgaatgcaatgttgcttccatctctggaagtacttctcgctttagttaacgcattcttccaactctctctcgataggtggaataacatattcacttctactctcataggtgaagatgccgtcgagcatgctttagctaaacttaattatttccttaacaaaaattaatttacttgcttaattcttgctatttacccagggaattaggaaaacatcatggagaaaatggattatggatgaacgaaaatagacagagagatgtcAATGGAAatgattataacatttaatactaagattaagcgtttgatacatggtgtgaatgaaagattaagaagatgaatacaagtgatgaaatagagatagaaacaataTAGAAatgtgtcaacgtcttgacatagatcctGGATAgaggttttgcttgccggcgtgtgtggtagaaatggagaggagagtttccctctcaagcttgctcttctggtagaaatGACCTTCGTAATTCTACGGCGAGGTtcggaaggattctttgctcggagactcacctctcagctttgtctcttgattatcccggatctactctggaaatcgcttcagaccagtctccctctcagatcagtatatacacgtctctatgtatttaAGTATATCTTTAAGTGAATTTGCAGAAACTATTTATAGGTGcagcttggctctttgacttcgtggtccccactttatggttatggtagtttttgaaatggcggaatgaatattctttctgttacgcaatcaacccgtcagaaatgcacaactgaatgCTGTACATCCGTCTAAATCGTCcgcaaatgcattgctctttacatcttcgatcgatcaccgcatgcggtgttattttttattaccacatgtggTTGAAACGTTGATTgttaagctcttgatcgattgtcgcatgcgccgtcattgcgttgatcatctcttcattcttgaaTGATGGGCGTAATgcaacgtagatgcgttgtttcttttatctttgagccattaacacatgcggtgactgatttcctacaaaatagaaattgaaacatttattctaccattgcaatggtaTTAGTGGGtgtgttgatgaaaatttataattctcgcatttcttagccaatttctatactattgacgcaactttttttctttttgccgcaatatctaaataaaatagtataaataacttgtatttttacaagttatcacacccccaaatttagatatatacttgtcctcaagcatatcttctactaaggcaatattatTCAGTtcttatcctaaattttgcgtcgattggttgcttcaaatgctccacctaggcaacattacttaacaatgcaatttctttctatccttgataattcataaacatgctctactttattcttctatacaacaaatctctactaaaaaattcccttctagttttaaaaagaatgtttacctcttcttgcaaaaacaacttgatgtgtctTGAATGCGGTGGTCaggttgcgttattttattagagactgttgatcatggttacaccctttattttggcttgttcccacaggtgtcatgcgaacatccaactacggttgtgtgccaatctcaacttcaactcttgattttcggCTAAGTATAgcttttgctggtcagaggaattgtctcttatattcttttattttaatctcattttttttcttttttcatattgcatcattcttggaaacccaccttcgttttggcttgctcccacgggtgtcatgcgaacatccaactacaagtaggttcctttcacaactaactcttatcaggttaggattgttttggaatttcccttgcgctgacattggagtctatatgaaaatttttatttatttattattattattattatttttccaatAAACGCATTTTTCTAGTGACTGCATccacttgatcgcatctgctcagaccttccccacccctaaatttagagatgcacaaggtcctcattgcgttgttttgtacagaatagacaaacacttagtcaaaattttgaaaagaaggtttgagcagaattttgaaggataaaaggtgaagcagtgctattgctacgacttatctaagtgttagtaagaAAATataaagtgtgggaaatgttactaagtgtatgcatataagtcatcatggcagcgcaatgaataacaaaaaagaaaagataaagaaatcgcaataattgacaaaggatgataaagaagaggctaacgcatactgaaagaattgttactcaattgtattaaaaattaaccaagtatacaaggaattacaaacaacgcaatacaaaatttttgcatgtacaaagaatcaagtaatagcttctatacatagaaaaataatgaattaaattatcttttgtatttgattcagacgggtgcacgattaaaaattaacaccacgcttccattaacgcaaatgcatctttgcagaagacgggcaacaacgcatgtatcaacgcaacacaccccttaactcagtGCATTTCTAGAGGACGGGCGCACGATATTTCTactggcgcaacactacctcaacatagtgcgtttTCACTAAGGACGAACAAAAaatacatacgagcgcaacaaaCCCCTCAGCGCAATGCATTTAGGTTGgttgaacgcaaagtgtatcttgttatcacaagatgcacccatcatcgcaatgcataccaatctttatttttctttttagttcatCAAACACGCAAGTCgataagactttgcggtgttcatcgttttattcagtcattaacaaaaattttaagaacaacgctactaatgcataaaattaaagaaattaaacacaACATGGAAATacataattgaattaaattgaaagaaaaCACATGAagcattaaaggctaattctaataagaAGTAAATAATGCAATTTAGAAATCAGTAAATGAAAGttgtaaagaaagcaattaaacatagatatagGGATGTTGATTAAAAGAAGTTTTTCAGAGTTACCGCAAAAGCATCCCCGCAAGCGGTTAATCTCGCTTGCCTAAGTTGATGGTCTCCATGCGTCGATCCACGTCACCCCATAGTAGGGCTTAattcgttgaccattgactttaaatgcgTCGTTCCCATCTCAGTTGTTAGCTCCACTGCGCCATGGGGAAAGATAATCTTGATGCGGAATGGCCCAAACCAACAGGACTTCAACTTCCCTGGAAACAATCGTAAACACGCGTTAAACAAAAGTACATGTTGATCCTCGAAGAATGTCCGGTTGTTTATGCGATCATCATGCCATTCTTGGTTCTCTCCTTATAGAGCTTGGCATTTTCGTACGCATTCATTCGCCACTCGACCAGCTGGTTCAATTGCAACTTTCAGACTTTCCCTGTGCTTGCTagatcaaagttcagcttcttgcttgcccacattgccttgtgttccaactcgagaggcagatgacaagctttttcaAAGACCAATGCATAGGGGGACATGTAAATTGGAGTTTTGAAGGCAGTTCTATATGCCCACTGTGCTTCAtcgagcttgggtgaccaatccttcctggaggtactgactaccttctccaagatagttttgatctttCGGTTAGAAATTTCTGCCTGCCCATTGGTTTGTGGGTGGTATGCGGTTGAAACTCTGTGGCTAACATTAAACTTAGTCAACAGGTTAGTGATTATGCGGTTGATGAAATGTGAGCCCTTATCGCTGGTTAAGGCTCGGGGCGTCCCATATCGAGTAAAGATATTCTTCTTGAGAAATTTCTCCACCGTGGCCGCATCGTTCTTAGTACATGCCatggcctcaacccacttcGATACATAGTCAACCGCGACCAGGATgtattgatgaccttctgaAGGCGGAAATGGGCCCATAAAGTCGATTCCTCAGatatcaaataattcaatctcCAAGATTGAAGTCAAAGGCATTTCGTTTCTTCTAAACATGTTCCCTGTTCTCTGGCATTTATCGCACtgcacaacatgggcatgggcGTCCTTGAATAGTGTTAGCCAAAAATAGCCACTCTATAGGACTTTTACGGTGGTCCactgccccccaaaatgtcctccataaggggactcatgacaaagctccAAAATGTGTTTGGCCTCAtgctcaggaacgcatcgaCGCAAGATATTATTAGGTCCAAGTCGATACAAAAAGGGGTCATCTCAGAAATAAAACTTGACATCATGTCtcaacttcttcttctgctggtacTGTAGTCTTCAGGTATTTGGCCGTAAACTATGAAGTTTACAATGTCCACATACCATGGAACATTAATGCATACCGACATCAACAGTTCTTCAGGGAATCTTTCCTCAATGACTTTTTCTTTCTCCTAAACCTCGCAATTTTCTAACCTTGACAGATGGTcagcgacttggttctcggcGCCCTTCCGGTCcttgatctctaggtcaaattcttgcaggAGTAGTACCCACCTTATCAGTCTTGGTttcgcatctttctttgtcataaGGTATTTGATTGCAGAATGATTAGTATACACCACAACATTTTTCCCAATCAAGTACTGTCGAAATTTCTCTAGCGCgaataccactgcgagcatttctttttctgtggttgtataattttccTACGCATCATTCAACGTTTTACTAGCATAATATATAGGATGCAAAACCTTATCTTTGTGCTGACTGAAGACTGTGCCCACTGCATATCCACTAACgtcacacatcaacgcaaaAGGTTGCATCCAATCCAGCTCAATCAAAATGGGTGCAGTGATGAGCGCATTTTTCAGCGTGTCAAATGCTTCGGTGCATGCATCATCAAAATCATATTCACGATCAGCTTTGAGAAgcgcacttaggggccttgcgatTTGAGAAAAGTTGCGGATAAATCTTCGATAAAACCCCACATGTCCCAGAAAACTCTTAAGTGTTTTCACATTGACTGGTGGTGGTAACTTGGAAATTGCATTAATTTTtgcttgatcaacttccaatcctgcctttGATATTTTGTGACCTAGGACAATTCCTTTttcaaccataaagtggcatttctcccagtttAGAACAAGATTAGTTTCCACGCATCTCTTTAAGAATTTTTCAAGATTTGATAAACATGAGTCATAAGTATtgccaaaaactgaaaaatcatccataaatacctcgactgactcctccaagaaatctgaaaaatattgccatcatacaTCGTTGGAAGGTACCTGgtgcattacagagtccaaaCAGCATGTGACAGAATGCAAATGTGCTGAATGGGCACGTAAAGGTTGTTTTATCTTGATCCTCCAGCGCAATCGAAATTTGGTTGTACCTTGAGTAGccgtcaagaaaacaaaagaactcGTTCCTCACAAGTCGttccaacatttgatcaataaacgaGAATAGAAAGTGGTCCTTCTTAGTGGCCAGATTTAATCTGCGGTAATCCATACATATTCTCCACCCTGTAGTTTTCCTTGTGGGAATTAACTCATTCTTGCTATTGGTGACGACTGTCAgtccccctttctttggaacacattGCACTGAGCTCACCCAGCTGCGGTTAGATATAGGGTAAATGACACCTACATCAAGCCACTTCACTATCTCCTTCTTCACAACCTCCCTCATCGTAGGGTTCAATCGACGTTGCCTTTCTATAGATCctgtttttccttcttccaaatgaatcttgtgcatgcaatacgagggactgattcctcgaatgtctgccaaggCCCATCCCAAAGCCTTTGCATTGTTTTTTAGGATTTGAATCAGCGCTTCCTTCTTCTCTTTACTTAGTGAGGCAGATATAATAATTGGTAAAGTGTTATTGCCTCCTAAATAAGCATATTTGAGGTGCACTGGCAACGGCTTCAACTCTAACATGGGTGGTTCTTTTAAAGATAGCTTAATACGTTGCGTtgttcgttcagataacttgagtgtTTCAAAATCTGACTCAATTTGAATTGCGGTGCAATTTTCCTCCTACATTGCGTCGATCCCAAAAACCTCGTCCTCCGATTCTTCTAGGGGCACGTGCCAAGGTTCTTCCTACAATTCCTCAACATATTGACAATTTTCCATATCACTCGGgtatttcaacgcattgagAACGTTGAACTTAACTTGCTGATCGTCGACCCTGATGGTAAGTTCTCCTATTTGTACATCAATCAGTGCTTGCCCTGTTGcaagaaatgggcgacccaagatgataggcacCTCAACATCAGCTTCATAGTCTAATATGATAAAATCAGCAAGGAAGATGAACTTATCTACTTGCATaagtacatcctctattttgCCCTCGGGATGCGTTATTGATCTATCGGTCAACTGCAATGTAATTGTAGTTGGTCTTGTGTTGCCGATATTCAACTTTTTGAAGATTGACAAGGGCATTAGGTTTATACTCGCCCCCAAATCACACAGCACATTTCTGACCTTCTTTCCCTCTATTGAGCAAGGCAATGTGAAACTCCCAGGATCTTTCATTTTGGTGGGgatgttgttttgaaacaatGCACTGCACTCATATGTTAATGCAACTGTTTCATTCTCCCCGATCTTCCTTTTGTTCGCAAGTATGtccttgaggaatttcacaTTGCTCGGCATTTGTTCCAaagcttctattaagggaatgttAATATGTAGTTGTCAGAGAACATCCAggaacctctgaaattgcttactaccatctttcttcttcagcctgcacgggaaaggtggaggatcctgCCGTACTTCCTGTTCAATTCGCTGTTCACTGAGGTTCTATTCTTGCTATGTTTTAGCAAttggaggttgcgttgattttgaatttaaggcTTGTTGAGATTCATTTCTTGTAAATGTACTTTCTTCTGAACTGGTAATTCTATCGTTAATAGTTGATTGGTCATCGTTGACGGTTAAATCTACTGGTCTTGGTACAGGTGACACGAGAACCGTTGTTCTGCCACTTCTCAGTGTCActgcttgacattgctctttatcACGTGGCCCCGATGCTCTCGAACTGCTGGTCAGCATACCAAGTGTTTTATTCTTTAGTTCGATCGCAAGCTGTTCAATCTGCTCCTCCAAATTTCTAAGGGAGGAAGCTTGCGATTGCTTAATTGCCTCGCTCTTCTCAATATGTTTCAATAACGATTCCAAAAATGAGGTACTGCAAGGAAGCTTGCGATGACTATTCTGATGGTTATCTTGACTTCCCTAGTTGTGATTCCCGGCCCAACTGAAAGTTGGGTGATTCCGCCAACCAGGGTTATAAGTATTGTTGAATGGTTCATTGTAGATAGAGTATACGGATTGTTGATTCACAGACTTCCATTGAATGTCCCTCTCCACATTGAACGCAATTTATTGTGGCCACGTGTGTCAACGTATTAGCTTGTGCTGCACTTTGAGAGAGATGTCCTTGCTAAATAGCCATAGTCTAAAGGAGcaaggtcattgtggtcatttggtCTACGAGGGTGTTCATTGCATCAGCTGGTACAATGACACCTTCTGCTCTTCTTTGCTCCACACCTCTTTCCTTATACCTGTTATCTAACCACTCATCTGTATTTCGCGAGATGTGATCTAAGATGATCTTCGCTTCCGTATATGTCTTGTCCATTAATCCTCCTACTGCAGAGGCATCAGCAACTGCTTGGGTTGATCGATCCAAGCCATTATAAATGTCTCCATCATAACGCAAtcaggaatcccgatatgcggacagTTCTTCACTAATTGCCTGAATCGCACTCAGCGGTGCTCAAAGTTTCTTAACCCTTATGTtcgaaattcaacacatccctccgtctcCTTGCATTGACGACTAGAGCGAAGAATTTATTCATAAATCTCTCGACCAACTGATCCCATGTgttgatttcatttggctctagtGACTGAGCCCACCTCCTTGCTTCATCCCGTAGTGCATACGGGAAGAGATACAATCAAAGTCCTTTTGGAGTCATaccaggtatggagaatgtGTTGCATATTTCCACAAAACGGGTCAAATGAACATACGAGTCTTCTCCTTGTAGATCTCTGAATTGTCCTGCATTgtgaatcatttgaagcattatCGGCCTTATCTCAAAACTTACATTCTTCTCAACCGTGGGTCTTGAAATTCTAGGcgagaagttataaaaatttagCACCGTATAGTTCCTCATTAGAATGTTGTGGTCGGCAGCAAGAAATACAGGGTCTTGTGCTGGCCAATTCTCCCTTTGATTCCCTTCAGGTGCCTCGTTATTATCTGCCATGTTAACTCTTTGCCTAACTTGGCCTGATGTGCTCTTGCGCGAAGAATACACCaaatctctgggtcagcttagaatttctggatcatcttcagtactcataaaccgtcagactgctcttcgcgataaacagccaatacaaagagatctgtcttgcaagataccacaaaagtattcaacactaaccgttaccaatcctcggcaatgacgccataaacttggtaCGCTAAAGATTTATCTTacagcatgtggacaaatatgaatgtgaatgaatgaatcatgcaagctcatgttgccataaacttgatgacatagaaaTGGAATGTAGATGGAATGTTATGTTgtgttatcgcttatgcacactac encodes:
- the LOC120084196 gene encoding uncharacterized protein LOC120084196, whose protein sequence is MPSNVKFLKDILANKRKIGENETVALTYECSALFQNNIPTKMKDPGSFTLPCSIEGKKVRNVLCDLGASINLMPLSIFKKLNIGNTRPTTITLQLTDRSITHPEGKIEDVLMQVDKFIFLADFIILDYEADVEVPIILGRPFLATGQALIDVQIGELTIRVDDQQVKFNVLNALKYPSDMENCQYVEEL